A genomic segment from Spinacia oleracea cultivar Varoflay chromosome 3, BTI_SOV_V1, whole genome shotgun sequence encodes:
- the LOC110787640 gene encoding uncharacterized protein, which translates to MELRGCSQLHFITVIRGEKVVKLPNLAGGNPRLKFKNTEEIYSSCDSKCHDSLAKSPPKVDRSLAMPCGFVEVKTEVKIESIEEDNGLDFSAMTLRQIKDICISLKRKASRSVELDDDQQYEQDVFGLEETLSSWKRKVLLKRKTKKGINKCNIVSSTTNILDGILKGTSVSPDLLDLSSKIFKPLNIKVEDAQHDYAELQNESLTPSDAPGNLTSDAVRSVEHCYPDQDLNTTSGYPQSGYLNPISHEHLVQPVALANSTCCISQESYEHLYCAELQNPLIFGNSDAEEIVKLDGVVVIGDHPLVSCCSEAAGEEDRTDFMTCDEPTDIGILEGDTSIQNHYRHYSCPLQSPPDENPSKVHVSVLAPNSGYQTAEVTNSGEPIESIDDDKDIENVVRSASTNYSSMVKSDTKLPSVRGMNSLDNSIAGVEDQGLLVLDAITEEVMASPMSPKSYCHNTEFITYGEASRSLDDIPDPEAKAIRRDFKKFTASVQNKTCFPLVNTIESLHKVTSAVEDKQSSILNDAITPLTCSPEPCNAIDQRIGSAASERRNEFKLDQQTPERLLSGRKTISPNSKERLRKAMDCAESRDDTQTLFCREKLSVENNYVDTSSSRSDFKKTRIVLTSKIPEALCKTEIRTKNLRTLKKGKYERKFSVVKGTVNGPRASPLSVRASSVCSSSQSSSQNAIAFSQQQMIDTERLAMKLLTELQSMKEMFVDTLTCSASRSYNTDKARVAVENVKKVEESTKKFLSMMSRDCTRFCKIMELTEANGASPVKCNDEHIPDSEICRNNNVSETKQLEHKLSPPKSTMQKDKKIMFADEAGESLCQVSAL; encoded by the exons ATGGAGCTACGAGGCTGTTCTCAGTTACACTTTATTACAGTTATTAGAGGTGAAAAAGTCGTCAAACTTCCAAATCTTGCTGGAGGAAATCCAAGGCTCAAGTTCAAGAACACGGAAGAAATTTATTCTTCGTGTGACTCAAAATGTCATGATTCACTTGCAAAATCTCCTCCAAAAGTCGACAGGTCACTGGCTATGCCTTGTGGTTTTGTTGAAGTAAAGACTGAGGTTAAGATTGAGTCTATAGAAGAAGATAATGGGCTTGATTTCAGTGCAATGACTTTGAGGCAGATTAAAGACATCTGCATATCCCTCAAAAGAAAAGCTTCAAGATCTGTTGAACTAGATGATGACCAACAATACGAACAGGATGTTTTTGGCTTGGAGGAAACTCTTAGTAGTTGGAAACGCAAGGTGCTCTTGAAAAGGAAAACCAAGAAAGGCATCAATAAGTGCAACATTGTGTCCTCTACAACTAACATTTTAGATGGTATATTAAAGGGCACATCTGTCTCTCCAGATTTACTTGATCTCAGCAGCAAAATCTTTAAGCCCTTGAATATTAAAGTCGAAGATGCTCAACATGATTACGCAGAACTGCAAAACGAAAGCCTGACTCCTAGTGATGCCCCTGGGAATTTAACAAGTGATGCTGTCAGATCTGTCGAACACTGCTATCCAGATCAGGATCTCAATACAACTTCAGGATATCCTCAAAGTGGTTATCTAAATCCAATTTCCCATGAGCATTTAGTGCAGCCGGTAGCTTTAGCAAATTCAACATGTTGTATCAGTCAAGAGTCATATGAACATCTGTATTGCGCTGAACTTCAAAATCCACTGATATTTGGAAATTCAGATGCTGAAGAGATTGTAAAGTTAGATGGTGTCGTAGTTATAGGTGACCATCCTTTGGTATCTTGTTGTTCAGAAGCTGCTGGAGAGGAAGACAGGACTGATTTTATGACATGTGATGAGCCTACAGATATAGGCATACTTGAAGGTGATACCTCTATTCAAAATCATTATCGCCATTATTCGTGTCCACTACAATCTCCACCTGATGAAAACCCTTCAAAGGTGCATGTTTCTGTCTTGGCTCCTAATAGTGGCTATCAAACTGCTGAAGTCACCAATTCTGGTGAACCAATAGAGTCAATTGATGACGACAAAGATATTGAAAATGTTGTGAGAAGCGCTTCCACAAATTATAGTTCAATGGTAAAATCTGATACTAAATTACCTTCGGTTCGTGGTATGAATTCCCTGGATAACTCTATAGCTGGAGTTGAGGATCAAGGATTGTTGGTACTTGATGCTATTACTGAAGAGGTTATGGCATCTCCCATGAGTCCTAAGAGTTACTGTCACAATACTGAGTTTATCACTTATGGTGAAGCTAGTAGATCTTTAGATGACATTCCGGATCCTGAAGCAAAAGCTATACGAAGAGATTTTAAGAAATTTACTGCATCAGTGCAAAATAAAACATGTTTTCCTTTGGTCAATACCATAGAATCCTTGCATAAGGTTACATCTGCCGTTGAAGACAAACAATCCTCGATCCTTAATGATGCTATAACCCCTCTAACCTGTTCTCCGGAGCCTTGCAATGCTATTGACCAACGGATTGGATCAGCAGCAAGTGAACGGCGCAATGAATTCAAGTTGGATCAGCAAACTCCTGAAAGGCTGTTGTCAGGCAGAAAG ACTATTTCTCCAAATTCCAAGGAAAGACTACGCAAAGCTATGGATTGTGCTGAATCAAGAGATGATACTCAGACTCTAT TTTGCAGGGAGAAGCTATCCGTTGAAAATAATTATGTGGATACTTCATCTTCAAGGTCGGATTTTAAAAAAACTCGAATTGTCCTTACATCAAAAATACCAGAGGCTTTATGTAAGACTGAGATCAGAACCAAGAATTTGCGAACACTGAAGAAAGGAAAGTATGAGAGAAAATTTTCTGTTGTAAAAGGCACTGTTAATGGCCCTCGAGCTTCTCCTTTGTCAGTACGTGCTTCCAGTGTATGCAGTTCTTCTCAAAGTTCCTCCCAAAATGCCATTGCATTCTCGCAGCAGCAGATGATTGATACTGAACGCCTTGCAATGAAGCTTCTGACAGAATTGCAGTCGATGAAAGAAATGTTCGTAGATACATTAACGTGCTCAGCATCAAGATCTTATAACACTGACAAG GCCAGAGTAGCAGTAGAGAATGTGAAAAAGGTTGAGGAATCAACAAAGAAATTTTTGTCCATGATGTCAAGGGACTGTACTCGTTTCTGCAAAATTATG GAATTAACTGAAGCAAATGGTGCTTCTCCTGTAAAGTGCAATGACGAGCACATCCCTGACTCGGAGATATGCCGGAACAATAACGTCTCAGAGACTAAACA GTTAGAACACAAACTTTCTCCTCCTAAAAGTACAATGCAGAAGGACAAGAAAATCATGTTTGCTGATGAAGCTGGAGAAAGCTTATGTCAAGTCAGTGCGTTGTAG